The Coffea eugenioides isolate CCC68of unplaced genomic scaffold, Ceug_1.0 ScVebR1_1038;HRSCAF=1824, whole genome shotgun sequence DNA segment actagttttttaacaacttttgctacaggaacctcaaaaaacttttcaaaattttttacctacacacttcaGAAATCtatacacaaaaaatttctcaaaaacttttcttcttcCCTCACCCAACCCACCACACCAGACACCGCCTCCACCACCTCTCCTGGCGCCGgtaaccccaaaaaaaaattttgaatttttgagtcCCTCACcctcaaaaatttattatatatattatatatttatttaaacaaattataaatattttattttatttaaaatatatttttatatttttatatgaatattatataccatataaattaatattaatataaatatgtaattatacattaatataaatattatatattatatatttaatatatataatacatattatatatattacacatttatgtatatatatttatgtatatttatatacaattatattatgtattatgtataatataatacatttatacataatattaacacacaatattaattatacatttatacataatactaatacatttatacatttatattaattatattaatacatttatacataatattatatatttatatatttataatatattaatttatatatttatataatattcatttataataatatacaattattacatttgtaaatatatttatattatgtattatatataatataatacatttatatatttttatatacctatataaatatatttatttataaatgtattataaatgcataaatatatataaatatttaaacattaaaaattataaattataaacaatattaattatacatttatacataatattaatacatttatacatttatattaattatattaatacagtTATACATAAttatcatatatatttataatttataatttatacatttattaatattcatttataatatatacatttatattaattacgCATTTATActtttataaatatatgtatattttgtattatatataatataatacatttatatatttttatataaatatataaatatatttatttataaatatttataaatgtattataaatgcataaatgcatataaatatttaaacaataaaaattataaattataaacaatattaattatacatttatacataatattaatacatttatacatttatattaattatattaatacatttatacataatcatcatatacatttataaattataatttatacatttatataatattcatttataatttattcatttatattaattatacatttatacatttataaatatatgtatattatgtattatatataatataatacatttatatatttttatataaatatataaatatatttatttctaaatatttataaatgtattataaatgcataaatgtttaaaaatataaaattataaaaattataaattataaaatactcaaaaatatgttttaaaaatacctctaaaaataatccaaaaaacgtCTACAGTAacatttcaaaaacttctacaaaaaagtttttcaccttacaaaaacttctacaaaattttttcaaaaacttctacagtgcactacagtaaagttttagataaactcccaaaaaactcaggttccaaacaggcccttaATTCAATTGACCACTGACTAGAAAGAAAAGCTACAAAATACTTGATTGTTTGTTTGCTTCTGCTCCATACGAATGAAGAGAAAACAACCACTAAAAGCTAAAAAGGAGACAAGTCAAAAGCCAAGCTAAAGGACAAAAAAACTAAGATGAGAGTCAGTGCTCTTCCTCTGCGCAATTCCTATTCTAATTGCCTACTGCTAGAGGAAGAAAAAACTTCcgagatttgctttcttttccctttttcaagtTGTTGTCTTCGatcaaaattaccaaaaaggtcaTGCAGCTCCTAGTTCCAGGAATGCCCTTGATTGCCTGCTATTTGAACTCTTTCTTGATaactgtcaaattggccttgattgtgatatttttgttctactccctgaaataaatgtaaattacaaaaagtgagtagaatctaataattaattcacatcaggtcaggtaataggaaaaattaataataaaataaatgataaaattgcaacctatcaggAATAAATAGTAATATAGAGATTAAAATAAGAAGTAAAATAGAGGATCTTAAACACTTTTTCTATAGGGAAAacaccaaaaaaacaaaaacaaaaacaaaagggcACAATCCCACTTTCTGGTGCAAATAAACACTCACTACTAATTTTCAGTTCATCAATTTTCATCTCATGTATTTGGAAGTTAGAAAAATGTTATGAACTTATGTTTAGTTGTTTGACCCATTCATAACTTGGTTGAACTTGGAGAAGCAATACCAAACACAAGTATATCTTGCTTTATGTGGTTTTTACCATGCAAAAAATATAGATTCATACAATGAAATAGAAAGGAAGATgcttaaaatatattttttccaaatttctatagtgaaaattttgatagaaaCTCAAAAAATATCAACGGCCAACCACAATATGTTTTTGTATCGTAATTAGCTTATAAAAAGTAATTTGCGTTCACTTTCTGTGCAATTGTGACAAAGAATTTTTTAAAGTATATCTAACCATCACTCATATATATGTATGTTAGAGGGAAATTCTACAGCGTAGTTTCCTACATTGTGGTCAGTGGTGGAGCCAGGACTCCGAGTCAATGGGGACAAAGGATGAAATAGTAAAGGAAAAAATTATGTTGCTAATGCGCTAAAATTGCAGTTATGTATAGATGTtatttttaattacaaattGTATAATGAAAAAAAACATGATAATGAAGCGATACCAAAACATTGATTATGTCAATAATTTGGTTTTTCCTCACAATCTTGTAACATTAGTTTGAATTGTAAAATACAAGATAATAGACATTTGAACTTGTTTTTACATTTTTTAGGTgggcaatttgacaaaagagggcaatattgaaaaatattgTGGGAGCTATTCTTAAGAAGCTTTCAAAGATTTGGTAGTTTTCTTTacaattttgtaatttttcaagaGTGGATAGGGGGCAATTGGTCACACTCAACTCAATGTGGCTCCACCACTGTTGGACTGTAAATTCTAATCTGACGAAAAGAATAGTCCCACAAATTGAGGATGATTGAGTCTTATCCACATTATTCTGGGAAGGAATGGAGAAAATTCTAAAAACGTATTTATGGAAAAAAGATGTTGTTCCATTTGAGGGGTTGTTTGTGGTTGGATTTCTAAGAATAGTACTGTCGCATTTGCAAAATGCGAGCTGCACTGAGCTCGCATTGCAGCGATGcgaattttattattatttttgattttgcaaaagaattcctgaaaattttttttttgcttttgaacCTCGCATCCTCACAAAGCGAGGTCGAGCAAATCCCTCGCGAAGTTTTAACAATGCCGAGTTTGAAaccttttagtttttttaatattaataaatctAGCACACCGTGGTAGCACTTAGCATTGTCTCCTAATTCTCCTTCCTCTGTCGATTCCACTGCTCAATCCTAGCTCTTCGCTCCTCGCTACTCGCTACCTTCCCTCACAGGACTTTTGCTCCGCCTGGGACTCGCTGCATGTCTTCTCCTCCCTCCGCTGCTGTCGCTCTCATGCCTGGCGTGCCGGTCTCCTCCGCTCCTCCTACCACTTGCACGATAATCCCTTTCACTGTCACGGCTCCTATCGTAGTCCCTTTCCCTTTCTCTTTCCCTCCGGTGATGGTGGTGTGGATGGGGATTGGCACTTCTACTGCGACTCCTGCTCCTTCGGTACTTAAGAATATGACTCCCAAAGAGCTTCCTCCTGAGGTCCCTCCCAATCATCTTGATGTGCATAAAATTGCAATATCCACCACGACTGCTCCTTCGGTAGGTGGCCTCGCGGAAGTCGGTGACAGGGGAGAAGTCGGCAATGATGGTGCAGCCGGAGTAGAAGTGGCCCTGCAAAGCCTGGAGGGCGGCGGCAGCCTGGTCCTCCTCCTTGAACTGGATGTAGACGTTGCTGATCATGTGGTCGGCGAGGTTGTCGCAGATGTTGAGGCTCTCGATCTCGTCGAACTTGCCGAGTTCCTCGAAAATGTCCTCGTAGAAGT contains these protein-coding regions:
- the LOC113754773 gene encoding splicing factor U2af small subunit B-like, with the protein product MYQRPDMITPGVDPQGQPIEPRKIQEHFKDFYEDIFEELGKFDEIESLNICDNLADHMISNVYIQFKEEDQAAAALQALQGHFYSGCTIIADFSPVTDFREATYRRSSRGGYCNFMHIKMIGRDLRRKLFGSHILKYRRSRSRSRSANPHPHHHHRRERERERDYDRSRDSERDYRASGRRSGGDRHARHESDSSGGRRRHAASPRRSKSPVREGSE